The Streptomyces tubercidicus DNA segment CGACGCCAGCCAGGTGCTCTCCTCCAACCCCGTGGAGCGGTCCTCGCGCGACGAGTGCGCCCGCGCCCTGTCCACCCTCGGCAGCCGGGAAGGCCGTAAGCACATCTACGAGAAGATCGCCGCGGGGGCCGGAATGGACCTCAAACCGGCCGCCGCCTGGCTGATCCTGCGCATCCACCGCTACGGCTTGGTGGAACCAGGGCTGCTCGCCGAACGCAGCACCGTGCCGATGGGCGTGGTCTCCGAGGGCGTCCGGCAGATCGAGGAACGCGGACTCGCCACCCGCGAGGGGCTGTTTCTGCTGCTCACCGGCAGTGGACGGGAAGCCGCGGAGCGGCTCGCGGCGGTCCGCCGGGAGTCGCTCGCGGAGATGCTGGGCGACTGGTGGACCACGGACCGGCCCACCGACCTCACCGAACTCGTCCAGGAGCTGACCGCCGAGCTGTGCGGCTCGGACGCGGAGGAGCCGCAGAACGGCGACGCCCGGTCGCCGCTGCCGCGCACCCATCCGCCCGCGCCCCATCCGCCGGACCTGGCGAAGTGAGCACGGCGGGCGGGGAGACGGGTCCTCGGCCCGCCCCGGACCGTCAACGCGCCCCGGCCAGCCGCTTCTCGAAGAAGATCTCCGCGTAAGGGTCCTCGTGATACGGCTCGATCTCCACGAAACCGTGCCGCCGGTAGAGCGCGACGGCTTCCACCAGATCCAGCCGGGTGTCGAGCCGCATCCGCCCGGCGCCCAGCCGCACCGCGGCCGTCTCGGCTGCCCGCAGCAGCGCGCCCGCCCCGCCCAGCCCACGCCAAGCGGCCCGTACGAACATCTGCTTGAGCTCCGCGGTGCGCGCGTCCAGCAGCCGCACCCCGGCACAGCCCGCCACCTCATCGCCGTACCGCGCCACCAGCAGCACCCCGCCCGGCGGTGCCAGATCCGCGCTCGGATACTCCGCCAGCCCCTCCTCGATCTCCGCCGGCGTCGAACGACGGTCCTCGTGGAGCGCGAAGTAGCGGTCGGCCACCTCGGTGTAGTACTCGCGCAGCAGCGCCCCGGCATCCGGCGAGCCGGCCGGTTCGGCGGCGACGGCCCAGGGGAGACGGAGGGTGGCGGCGTCACTCATGGCGCCATTGTCGCGGCCGGTCCGGCAGACCACGCAACGGATTCAAGGTGACGCCGCCGGCGCCGCTCAGCCCTGCTTCGGGCCCGCCTGCTGCACCACCTCGAACGACCACAGCGTGGAACCGGACGCGGCCGGCTTGGGCCGCTCCCCGCCCTCGGCCCCGCCGCCCTGCTGGTGCGCGGCCTTCATCGGCCCCTCCATCCACGCCTGGAACGACTCCTCATCCCGCCACCGGGTGTAGACGAGGTAC contains these protein-coding regions:
- a CDS encoding antibiotic biosynthesis monooxygenase family protein; translation: MSIVKINVLTVPAEQREVLEKRFAARAGTVDSSDGFEWFELLRPVEGTDQYLVYTRWRDEESFQAWMEGPMKAAHQQGGGAEGGERPKPAASGSTLWSFEVVQQAGPKQG
- a CDS encoding GNAT family N-acetyltransferase; the encoded protein is MSDAATLRLPWAVAAEPAGSPDAGALLREYYTEVADRYFALHEDRRSTPAEIEEGLAEYPSADLAPPGGVLLVARYGDEVAGCAGVRLLDARTAELKQMFVRAAWRGLGGAGALLRAAETAAVRLGAGRMRLDTRLDLVEAVALYRRHGFVEIEPYHEDPYAEIFFEKRLAGAR